The Montipora capricornis isolate CH-2021 chromosome 3, ASM3666992v2, whole genome shotgun sequence genome window below encodes:
- the LOC138039957 gene encoding adhesion G protein-coupled receptor E2-like, with product MDVDECKEGIHNCSGYAYCTNRSGAYNCTCHGGIQGDGWTCTDVDECKKGTHSCNKHATCTNTVGSHNGTCNHGFHGDGWVCKDVDECKVGIHGCSQFAECKNLIGSYHCKCRHGFQGSGWTCKDVEECKLGIHNCNCHASCTNSVGGFSCTCRKGFEGNGWSCTDINECQRGTHGCHAYATCLNSQGSHSCTCDTGYSGDGKTCNDIDECLDGTDRCSLYSRCVNSPGSYDCHWCGHGFRGNGMSCVDYDECEEGVYGCHKKATCINTVGSYGCSCHKGYNGNGKVCKASAASGLLPAREVDVLLLSWAIIRICIGWPPQ from the exons ATGGATGTTGACGAGTGCAAGGAAGGAATCCACAACTGCAGTGGGTATGCCTACTGCACAAATAGAAGTGGTGCTTATAACTGTACATGCCACGGTGGTATTCAAGGAGACGGGTGGACTTGCACGGATGTGGACGAATGCAAGAAAGGAACCCACAGTTGCAATAAGCATGCTACTTGTACAAATACCGTCGGGTCTCATAACGGCACCTGTAATCATGGTTTTCATGGAGATGGCTGGGTATGTAAAGATGTTGACGAGTGCAAGGTGGGCATCCATGGCTGCAGTCAGTTTGCTGAATGCAAAAACCTTATCGGATCCTATCATTGCAAATGCCGCCATGGTTTCCAAGGCAGTGGGTGGACTTGCAAAGATGTGGAGGAATGCAAGTTAGGAATCCATAATTGCAATTGTCATGCATCCTGCACAAATAGCGTTGGTGGATTCAGTTGCACGTGTCGCAAGGGATTTGAAGGCAATGGGTGGTCGTGCACTGATATTAACGAGTGCCAGAGAGGCACCCACGGCTGTCACGCCTATGCAACCTGCCTTAACTCTCAAGGCTCGCATAGTTGCACTTGCGACACGGGATACAGCGGAGATGGAAAAACTTGCAATG ATATCGACGAGTGTCTAGATGGGACTGATAGGTGCAGTTTATATTCGCGCTGTGTGAACAGTCCAGGCTCGTATGACTGCCACTGGTGTGGCCACGGTTTCCGAGGCAATGGGATGTCTTGTGTTGATTATGATGAGTGCGAAGAGGGCGTTTACGGTTGCCACAAGAAAGCCACGTGCATAAACACGGTGGGCTCGTATGGTTGTAGTTGTCACAAAGGATACAATGGAAATGGTAAAGTGTGCAAAG CCTCTGCAGCGAGTGGTCTGCTACCCGCTCGTGAAGTTGATGTATTACTGCTTTCTTGGGCGATCATACGTATTTGTATTGGATGGCCTCCACAATGA
- the LOC138040941 gene encoding substance-K receptor-like — protein MFNETIAAATNSDSASCPEPNSNQYIKGVKAATYIVVIFLSFFGNAVVVRVVQKNQRMRTITNYLIINMALADLLTTGFNMLPTLYWIFGGRSVWAVGGWVGETLCKLLNFAQLVSIAVSVLSLCAIAFDRFFAISRPLKRVITFRVAKGIIGASWCSAIAISGPQLYVLTTTGERGLVQCVENWAPLFDQAIAARAYTITLFVLLYALPLVTIAFLYTVIMFKLWRRQTPGQELTSNQDNKDKTNRKVLKMLVTVVIVFALSWLPLHVRMFVMVTESDLFTCGLPYDMDFLTLFLGHANSAVNPYIYVIFNENYRRGFKTVLSVCNRGS, from the coding sequence ATGTTTAACGAAACCATTGCTGCGGCAACGAACTCAGACTCAGCGTCTTGCCCGGAGCCGAATTCAAACCAGTATATAAAGGGGGTTAAAGCGGCAACTTACATTGTGGTAATCTTTCTATCTTTTTTCGGCAACGCGGTAGTGGTACGTGTGGTCCAAAAAAACCAACGAATGCGCACAATCACCAACTACCTTATTATTAACATGGCCCTGGCGGATCTCCTGACCACAGGTTTCAACATGTTACCGACGCTGTACTGGATTTTTGGCGGCCGGAGTGTGTGGGCTGTAGGAGGATGGGTTGGCGAGACACTTTGCAAATTGTTGAACTTTGCTCAGTTGGTCTCCATTGCAGTTTCTGTTTTATCCTTGTGCGCGATTGCCTTCGATCGCTTCTTCGCTATTTCAAGGCCTCTGAAACGAGTCATCACATTTCGGGTTGCTAAAGGAATCATTGGAGCATCCTGGTGTTCGGCGATCGCAATCTCCGGCCCTCAACTTTACGTTTTGACAACCACCGGGGAAAGGGGTCTCGTTCAGTGCGTGGAAAACTGGGCTCCACTTTTCGACCAAGCCATCGCAGCTCGCGCCTACACTATTACGCTCTTTGTTCTCCTCTACGCACTTCCACTGGTAACTATCGCATTTCTTTACACAGTTATAATGTTTAAACTGTGGCGAAGACAGACGCCAGGGCAAGAGCTAACTTCAAATCAAGACAATAAAGACAAAACCAACAGAAAGGTCTTGAAAATGTTGGTAACCGTGGTCATAGTCTTCGCGTTGTCATGGCTTCCATTACACGTGCGAATGTTTGTGATGGTCACCGAATCGGATCTGTTCACTTGTGGCTTGCCGTATGACATGGACTTCCTCACACTTTTCCTTGGGCACGCCAACTCAGCCGTCAACCCATACATTTACGTGATTTTCAACGAGAATTACAGAAGAGGGTTCAAAACTGTCCTATCCGTATGTAACAGGGGTAGTTAA